One region of Zingiber officinale cultivar Zhangliang chromosome 7B, Zo_v1.1, whole genome shotgun sequence genomic DNA includes:
- the LOC122006719 gene encoding box C/D snoRNA protein 1-like, which translates to MPQPRRRSFGPSSEEQNPSLRLTLTTWPVQNPWKYRCPGCSLLTCSLPCVKSHKQRTSCTGKRNRTDFVPLSQFDDSLLLSDYSLLEETKRLVESAHQAISGFGSNIRFQLPMRLHMLRNAANRRRTRLLVLPQGMSMRRNNQSRYYRRNNCIYWTVEWRFSSTDIILMDHE; encoded by the exons ATGCCGCAGCCTCGTCGTCGCAG TTTTGGTCCATCCTCTGAAGAACAAAACCCTTCTCTTCGACTTACGCTAACGACATGGCCGGTTCAGAACCCGTGGAAGTACCGTTGCCCCGGTTGCTCTCTCCTTACCTGTAGCTTACCCTGTGTCAAGTCACACAAGCAGCGAACCAGCTGCACAGGAAAGCGGAACCGGACCGACTTCGTCCCCCTTTCCCAGTTCGATGACAGTCTCCTCCTCTCCG ATTACAGCTTGTTGGAGGAGACGAAGAGGCTGGTGGAATCGGCTCATCAGGCGATTTCTGGGTTCGGTAGCAACATCAGGTTTCAGCTTCCGATGAGGCTGCACATGCTCCGGAATGCCGCTAATCGTCGGAGGACTCGGCTTTTGGTCCTTCCACAGGGCATGTCCATGAGACGGAACAACCAGTCTCGCTACTACAGGAG GAACAATTGTATATATTGGACTGTGGAGTGGAGGTTCAGTTCAACAGATATTATTTTAATGGACCATGAGTAA
- the LOC122004021 gene encoding nucleolar protein 58-like — protein MGKKKSRHELGGGEESSPRGGRKRGRPRKAAAGEDDDEEEELKEEELDRKEEEEDDVSAEEEEFKRRKKKKINRKESRKEEEEEEEGKKTEISSSSAADKKDEPRRRRRKSRRPRKSA, from the coding sequence ATGGGCAAGAAGAAGAGCAGGCATGAACTCGGAGGAGGGGAGGAGTCGTCTCCCCGGGGTGGAAGAAAGAGAGGCAGGCCTCGCAAGGCGGCAGCAGGGGAGGACGACGACGAAGAAGAAGAGCTGAAGGAAGAGGAATTAGACcgcaaggaggaagaggaagatgatgttAGTGCTGAGGAGGAGGAATTCAagaggaggaaaaagaagaagataaatagaaaagaaagcagaaaagaagaagaagaggaggaggaagggaagAAAACTGAGATCTCTTCCTCCTCGGCTGCTGACAAGAAGGACGAaccgagaaggaggaggaggaagagtagACGGCCTCGCAAGAGTGCTTGA
- the LOC122006720 gene encoding uncharacterized protein At1g01500-like has product MGTASHKLPKFHRNEDNRNIIIHPLYLPKSSPWLDLKVFYVRLSNYEVGESTPEHLTIKHTSLTPDTILEINGRRSGIYSDCVSCLLRRDRMDKKSEEATFVGTDCIRMTGSVSFDVWDGDDMLLSGVLELGDRNGLKAETKISKSKWRIKCCIVSTAAFRFLDDKIKSSESSAVAPLIEVYIAGCSSGSPIIFTKTMRLPGRMKCQKKLMQDSILDNNSMDTTKDLPLKDVSQETQNGDDKSENSTDMDYENLQPSADYVDEDGELSWFNEGVKVGVGISISVCIGIGIGVGLLIRTYRATSRDLKRKYF; this is encoded by the exons ATGGGTACTGCCTCCCACAAATTGCCCAAGTTCCATAGGAACGAGGATAATAGGAACATCATCATCCACCCTCTGTACCTTCCCAAGTCATCACCATGGCTTGATTTGAAGGTCTTCTATGTGAGATTGAGCAATTATGAGGTTGGCGAATCAACGCCTGAGCATCTCACTATCAAGCACACCTCCTTGACTCCTGATACCATTTTAGAAATCAATGGAAGAAGAAGCGGTATTTACTCGGACTGTGTTTCCTGCTTGCTTAGAAGAGATAGGATGGATAAGAAATCAGAAGAAGCTACTTTTGTTGGAACAGATTGCATAAGGATGACTGGAAgtgtgagttttgatgtttgggatggAGACGATATGCTGCTTAGTGGAGTGCTGGAGCTGGGAGATAGGAATGGTTTGAAGGCTGAAACAAAGATAAGTAAAAGCAAATGGCGCATCAAGTGCTGCATTGTTTCTACAGCGGCCTTTCGCTTTTTGGATGACAAGATTAAGAGTTCAGAATCTTCTGCAGTTGCACCTCTAATTGAAGTTTATATTGCTGGGTGTTCCTCAGGATCTCCCATTATCTTCACTAAGACTATGAGACTTCCTGGACGAATGAAATGCCAGAAGAAGCTAATGCAAGATTCAATCCTAGATAACAATTCCATGGATACGACGAAAGATTTACCACTCAAAGATGTTTCACAG GAAACTCAAAATGGAGATGACAAATCTGAAAATAGCACAGACATGGACTATGAGAACTTGCAACCTAGTGCAGATTACGTAGACGAGGATGGCGAACTCTCATGGTTTAATGAAGGTGTCAAAGTTGGAGTCGGGATCAGTATCAGTGTTTGTATCGGTATCGGAATTGGTGTTGGTTTGCTGATCCGCACATACCGAGCCACGAGTCGAGACTTAAAGAGGAAATATTTTTGA